Proteins from a genomic interval of Acidobacteriota bacterium:
- a CDS encoding glycosyltransferase, with protein MGGALGEGNVWPNALFVATSWTGEDAIRAADQGLRPRIDYVELARAFGSSFVHYNDLRFKERWAPRSERTRLRRLWFEWHLARLARRRAAENGTDVLVALSEGVGAWLGGRDARWRTVTVLHHPLSPRRRPFYRLTRFAQRTERLVFISTAERDEFATRFPLPAEKSAVILGNIDTDFYRPRDEGAIAAARPFIFGFGMSKRDYATLVAAMRLLPSIDCVIAAATLFDDAPVDFGPPPLPRNVKIFTRFDLRMVHRLISQCRFVVIPLEPKLTQWAAGCTAAMVTQALGAPLIITRTPAIVEYLPASNHDLLCPPDDAGRLAELIEALWSRPGTHADRGTEGRRHVELHHAVRDYPARMRDVLP; from the coding sequence ATGGGGGGCGCACTGGGCGAAGGAAACGTCTGGCCGAACGCGTTGTTCGTGGCGACGAGCTGGACCGGCGAGGACGCGATACGGGCGGCGGACCAAGGGCTGCGGCCGCGAATCGACTACGTCGAGTTGGCCCGCGCCTTCGGCTCGAGCTTCGTGCACTACAACGACCTTCGCTTCAAGGAGCGGTGGGCGCCGAGATCGGAGCGAACGCGGCTGCGTCGCCTGTGGTTCGAGTGGCATCTCGCGCGTCTCGCCCGCCGGCGCGCGGCCGAGAACGGCACGGACGTTCTCGTGGCCCTCTCGGAGGGGGTCGGGGCGTGGCTGGGAGGGCGCGACGCACGCTGGCGGACGGTGACCGTCCTGCACCACCCGCTTTCGCCACGCCGGCGCCCTTTCTATCGACTGACCCGCTTCGCCCAGCGCACCGAGCGCCTCGTGTTCATCTCGACCGCAGAACGCGACGAGTTCGCCACCCGCTTCCCGTTGCCCGCGGAGAAGTCGGCCGTGATTCTCGGCAACATCGACACCGACTTCTATCGCCCGCGAGACGAAGGCGCCATCGCCGCGGCCCGGCCTTTCATCTTCGGGTTCGGCATGTCGAAGCGCGATTACGCGACGCTGGTGGCCGCGATGCGCCTGCTGCCCTCGATCGACTGCGTCATCGCCGCGGCAACCCTGTTCGATGACGCCCCCGTCGATTTCGGGCCGCCGCCGCTTCCCCGCAACGTCAAGATCTTCACGCGGTTCGACCTCAGGATGGTGCACCGCCTGATCTCCCAGTGCCGGTTCGTCGTGATTCCCCTCGAACCGAAGCTGACGCAGTGGGCGGCCGGGTGCACCGCGGCCATGGTGACGCAGGCCCTCGGTGCGCCCCTGATCATCACGCGCACGCCTGCCATCGTCGAGTACCTCCCGGCGTCCAACCACGACCTGCTGTGCCCCCCCGACGACGCCGGGCGTCTCGCCGAGCTCATCGAGGCCCTGTGGAGCCGACCCGGGACGCATGCCGACCGGGGAACCGAAGGGCGCCGCCACGTCGAGCTGCA
- a CDS encoding PQQ-binding-like beta-propeller repeat protein: MKRSCPVVAAAVVAAVSFWFGPAEARRGPGDWPQFRGPGGAGVADGVRLPLTWSASEGLAWSVEVPGRGWSSPIVWKDQVFVTSAISPGPYKAPSPGIFGNDYVAELTAKGLSPEEVLEAVRQRDIERTGDTGEIRYMVYGIDVATGRIRWEREAHKGTPFGGRHRKNTYASETPATDGARVYAYFGNVGLFAYTLDGTPVWARRFDPQPMYLDFGTASSPVVHDGKVFVVHDNDGQSFVAAVDAKSGETLWLVERNLARVKQRASGWSTPFIWTHDKGTELVVIGQQYAIGYSPADGSEIWRLHGLTGQSTPTPVAAEGLLYLATGSQGESNRPVFAIRPGARGDITLPKGEERSEWVAWAHPRASAYTSSPLVYRGRMYVVNDNGILTVFDAATGGQIYQARAGGPGNTFSASPWASDGKVYLLSEEGDTFVIEAGDRYVELARNRLDELSFATPALSSDALFLRTATRLYRIGETRRAAADGRPDGP, encoded by the coding sequence GTGAAGCGCTCCTGCCCGGTGGTGGCCGCCGCCGTCGTCGCGGCCGTATCTTTCTGGTTCGGCCCGGCCGAAGCCCGTCGCGGCCCGGGGGACTGGCCTCAGTTCCGCGGACCCGGAGGGGCCGGCGTCGCCGACGGCGTGCGCCTGCCGCTGACCTGGTCGGCCTCGGAAGGTCTGGCCTGGTCGGTCGAGGTGCCGGGACGCGGCTGGTCGTCGCCCATCGTGTGGAAAGACCAGGTGTTCGTCACGTCGGCCATCAGCCCGGGTCCGTACAAGGCGCCGTCGCCCGGCATCTTCGGCAACGACTACGTGGCCGAACTCACGGCGAAGGGCCTGTCACCAGAAGAGGTGCTCGAAGCCGTTCGCCAGCGCGACATCGAGCGAACGGGTGACACCGGCGAGATCCGCTACATGGTGTACGGCATCGACGTCGCCACGGGCCGGATTCGCTGGGAACGCGAAGCCCACAAGGGCACGCCCTTCGGCGGCCGACACCGGAAGAACACCTACGCGTCCGAAACGCCGGCCACCGACGGCGCGCGCGTGTACGCCTACTTCGGCAATGTCGGCCTGTTCGCCTACACCCTCGACGGGACACCCGTGTGGGCCAGGCGGTTCGACCCGCAGCCCATGTACCTCGACTTCGGCACGGCCTCGTCTCCGGTCGTCCACGACGGCAAGGTGTTCGTCGTCCACGACAACGACGGGCAGTCGTTCGTGGCCGCCGTCGACGCGAAGTCGGGCGAGACCCTCTGGCTCGTCGAGCGAAACCTGGCGCGCGTCAAGCAGCGGGCCTCGGGCTGGTCCACGCCGTTCATCTGGACCCACGACAAGGGCACGGAGCTCGTCGTGATCGGGCAGCAGTACGCCATCGGCTACAGCCCGGCCGACGGCTCGGAGATCTGGCGGCTGCACGGCCTGACCGGGCAGTCCACCCCCACACCCGTTGCGGCCGAGGGCCTGCTCTACCTCGCCACCGGGTCGCAAGGCGAGTCGAACCGGCCGGTCTTCGCCATCCGCCCCGGGGCGCGCGGTGACATCACGCTGCCGAAGGGCGAAGAACGGAGCGAGTGGGTGGCCTGGGCGCACCCGCGCGCCTCGGCCTACACCTCTTCGCCGCTCGTCTACAGGGGCCGCATGTACGTCGTCAACGACAACGGGATCCTGACCGTGTTCGACGCGGCGACGGGTGGGCAGATCTATCAGGCGAGGGCCGGAGGCCCGGGCAACACCTTCTCGGCGTCGCCGTGGGCGTCCGACGGCAAGGTGTATCTGCTCAGCGAGGAGGGCGACACGTTCGTGATCGAGGCGGGTGACAGGTACGTCGAGCTCGCGCGAAACCGCCTCGACGAGCTGAGCTTCGCCACGCCGGCGCTCTCGAGCGATGCGCTGTTCCTGCGCACGGCGACGCGGTTGTACCGGATCGGCGAAACCCGCCGCGCAGCGGCCGATGGACGTCCGGACGGACCCTGA